In a single window of the Rhodanobacter sp. LX-99 genome:
- the ccoP gene encoding cytochrome-c oxidase, cbb3-type subunit III has translation MSTGWSLWVMFLVVLNMGITFFLYLWGPRAKIPTLPDGTSGHVWAHGVLREGVRKLPLWWVLFSGAMFVIGFVYLALFPGFGSFKGLLGWTSHGELAHNVAVNEATLAPLMERFKLYPVEQLAGDPAALQMGKVLFEDNCAACHQRSAKGNVALGAPDLSDGDWLYGGSGSDITTSIRDGRSGVMPPWASLGADSVKNLAQYVLSLSGAPHDAAKAAAGQPLFATCAACHGADGKGNPALGAPNLTDKVWLHGGSVADIEKSIGEGRQGHMPAWSPRLSEEQIRVVAAYVYHLSHPADESRQ, from the coding sequence ATGAGCACGGGATGGTCGTTGTGGGTGATGTTCCTGGTGGTGCTGAACATGGGCATCACGTTCTTCCTGTACCTGTGGGGCCCGCGCGCGAAGATCCCCACCCTGCCCGACGGCACCAGCGGTCACGTCTGGGCTCACGGCGTGCTGCGCGAAGGCGTGCGCAAGCTGCCGCTGTGGTGGGTGCTGTTCTCCGGCGCCATGTTCGTGATCGGCTTCGTCTACCTGGCGCTGTTCCCCGGCTTCGGCAGCTTCAAGGGCCTGCTCGGCTGGACCTCGCATGGCGAGCTGGCGCACAACGTGGCCGTCAACGAAGCCACGCTCGCGCCGCTGATGGAGCGCTTCAAGCTGTACCCCGTCGAGCAGCTGGCCGGCGACCCCGCCGCGCTGCAGATGGGCAAGGTGCTGTTCGAGGACAACTGCGCCGCCTGCCACCAGCGCAGCGCGAAGGGCAACGTCGCGCTCGGCGCACCCGACCTCAGCGATGGCGACTGGCTCTACGGCGGCAGCGGCAGCGACATCACCACCTCGATCCGCGACGGACGCAGCGGCGTGATGCCGCCGTGGGCCAGCCTGGGCGCGGACAGCGTGAAGAACCTCGCGCAGTACGTGCTGAGCCTGTCCGGCGCGCCGCACGATGCGGCCAAGGCCGCTGCCGGGCAGCCGCTGTTCGCCACCTGCGCCGCTTGCCACGGTGCCGACGGCAAGGGCAACCCGGCGCTGGGCGCACCGAACCTCACCGACAAGGTGTGGTTGCACGGCGGCAGCGTGGCCGACATCGAGAAGAGCATCGGCGAGGGCCGCCAGGGCCACATGCCGGCGTGGAGCCCGCGTCTGTCCGAGGAGCAGATCCGCGTGGTCGCGGCCTACGTCTATCACCTGTCGCACCCTGCCGATGAAAGCAGGCAATGA
- a CDS encoding cbb3-type cytochrome c oxidase subunit 3 translates to MTPMNPVWGHVAGVFILLMMFTFLGIWFWAWRKYHKPTFNRMARLPMEDEPVEDESEFDNREDRP, encoded by the coding sequence ATGACTCCGATGAACCCGGTCTGGGGCCACGTCGCCGGCGTGTTCATCCTGCTGATGATGTTCACCTTCCTCGGCATCTGGTTCTGGGCGTGGCGCAAGTACCACAAGCCCACGTTCAACCGCATGGCGCGCCTGCCGATGGAAGACGAGCCTGTGGAAGACGAATCCGAATTCGACAACAGGGAGGACCGCCCATGA
- the ccoO gene encoding cytochrome-c oxidase, cbb3-type subunit II: MAYKHFEAIEKHAGLLGIGIAIMVSLGGLAEITPLFVEAHKLEAPPGVHPYDPLRLAGKDIYVREGCYLCHSQMIRALRFETERYGHFSTAAESVYDRPFQWGSKRTGPDLARVGGKYSDDWQRMHLLDPRQVVPQSNMPGYPWLAGKKLDAADVQARMRTLRRLGDPYSDADIAGAPAAVEGKTEMDALIAYLQGLGIKNEPDAAGVPASTGGAP; the protein is encoded by the coding sequence ATGGCCTACAAACATTTCGAAGCGATCGAGAAACACGCCGGCCTGCTCGGCATCGGCATCGCGATCATGGTCTCGCTGGGCGGCCTGGCCGAGATCACCCCGCTGTTCGTCGAGGCGCACAAGCTCGAGGCGCCGCCCGGCGTGCATCCGTACGACCCGCTGCGGCTGGCCGGCAAGGACATCTACGTGCGCGAGGGCTGCTACCTGTGCCACTCGCAGATGATCCGCGCGCTGCGTTTCGAGACCGAGCGCTACGGCCACTTCTCGACCGCCGCCGAATCGGTCTACGACCGGCCGTTCCAGTGGGGCTCCAAACGCACCGGCCCGGACCTGGCCCGCGTCGGCGGCAAGTACTCCGACGACTGGCAGCGCATGCACCTGCTGGATCCGCGCCAGGTCGTGCCGCAGTCGAACATGCCCGGCTACCCGTGGCTGGCGGGAAAGAAGCTCGATGCCGCCGACGTCCAGGCGCGCATGCGCACCCTGCGCAGGCTGGGCGACCCGTACAGCGATGCGGACATCGCCGGCGCGCCGGCCGCGGTGGAAGGCAAGACCGAGATGGATGCGCTGATCGCGTACCTGCAGGGCCTGGGCATCAAGAACGAACCTGACGCCGCAGGTGTGCCGGCCAGCACCGGAGGTGCGCCATGA
- the ccoN gene encoding cytochrome-c oxidase, cbb3-type subunit I gives MPNTEYYNDKVVRQFLLAAAVWGIIGMSVGVYVAAELMWPALNFEIPWLTFSRLRPDHTFGVIFAFGGSALMGTCYYVVQRTGHARLAFRKLAAFTFWGWQLVCVLSMVSMPLGMTQSKEYAEPEWIIDILIAIVWVSFGVVFFGSLARRRIKHIYVANWYYGAFIIAVGLLHIVNNLALPVSLFKSYPIYSGVVDAMVQWWYGHNAVAFFLTAGFLGMMYYFVPRQAQQPLWSYRFSIVNFWALISVYMWAGAHHLMYTALPDWVQSVGMAFSLVLLMPSLGSAANGLLTFNGSWWRLKTDPAAKFMVMSLVFYAASTFEGSMMAIKTVNSLSHYTDWTIAHVHSGSLGWVAMITIGSLYAMAPRALGRPEMYSRKGMEVHFWLHIMGTLLYVGAMWTAGVTEGLMWRATNPDGALTYGFLDSLIAIKPMYVIRWFGGVLILSGMWVMAWNLWHTAADARARLIKPIPVPVPEPVPHQVPAPLPAVG, from the coding sequence ATGCCGAATACCGAGTATTACAACGACAAGGTCGTGCGCCAGTTCCTGCTGGCTGCGGCGGTCTGGGGCATCATCGGCATGTCGGTCGGCGTCTACGTCGCCGCCGAACTGATGTGGCCGGCGCTCAATTTCGAGATCCCCTGGCTGACCTTCAGCCGGCTCCGCCCCGACCACACCTTCGGCGTGATCTTCGCGTTCGGCGGCTCGGCGCTGATGGGCACCTGCTACTACGTGGTGCAGCGCACCGGCCACGCGCGGCTGGCGTTCAGGAAGCTGGCCGCGTTCACGTTCTGGGGCTGGCAGCTGGTCTGCGTGCTGTCGATGGTGTCCATGCCGCTGGGCATGACCCAGAGCAAGGAGTACGCCGAGCCGGAATGGATCATCGACATCCTGATCGCGATCGTCTGGGTGAGCTTCGGCGTGGTGTTCTTCGGCAGCCTGGCACGCCGGCGCATCAAGCACATCTACGTGGCGAACTGGTACTACGGCGCGTTCATCATCGCGGTGGGCCTGCTGCACATCGTCAACAACCTCGCCCTGCCGGTGTCGCTGTTCAAGTCCTACCCGATCTACTCGGGCGTGGTCGATGCGATGGTGCAGTGGTGGTACGGCCACAACGCGGTGGCGTTTTTCCTCACCGCCGGCTTCCTCGGCATGATGTACTACTTCGTGCCGCGGCAGGCGCAGCAGCCGCTGTGGAGCTACCGCTTCTCGATCGTCAATTTCTGGGCGCTGATCTCGGTCTACATGTGGGCCGGCGCGCACCACCTGATGTACACCGCCCTGCCCGACTGGGTGCAGTCGGTCGGCATGGCGTTCTCGCTGGTGCTGCTGATGCCCAGTCTGGGTTCGGCGGCGAACGGCCTGCTCACCTTCAACGGCTCCTGGTGGCGGCTGAAGACCGACCCCGCCGCCAAGTTCATGGTGATGTCGCTGGTGTTCTACGCCGCGTCGACCTTCGAAGGCTCGATGATGGCGATCAAGACGGTGAACTCGCTGTCGCACTACACCGACTGGACGATCGCCCACGTGCACTCCGGCTCGCTGGGCTGGGTGGCGATGATCACCATCGGCTCGCTCTACGCGATGGCGCCGCGCGCGCTGGGTCGCCCGGAGATGTATTCGCGCAAGGGCATGGAAGTGCATTTCTGGCTGCACATCATGGGCACCCTGCTGTACGTGGGCGCGATGTGGACCGCCGGCGTCACCGAAGGCCTGATGTGGCGCGCCACCAACCCGGACGGCGCGCTCACCTACGGCTTCCTGGACAGCCTGATCGCGATCAAGCCGATGTACGTGATCCGCTGGTTCGGCGGCGTGCTGATCCTGTCGGGCATGTGGGTCATGGCCTGGAACCTGTGGCATACCGCGGCGGATGCGCGCGCGCGCCTGATCAAGCCGATCCCGGTGCCGGTCCCCGAGCCGGTGCCGCACCAGGTTCCGGCCCCGCTGCCTGCTGTTGGTTGA
- the ispG gene encoding flavodoxin-dependent (E)-4-hydroxy-3-methylbut-2-enyl-diphosphate synthase produces the protein MSEIAAQKPRPAAPASRRPSVAVQIGKVKVGGGAPVVVQSMTNTDTEDPASTAKQIAELARAGSELVRITVNTPAAAAAVPRIAERLAMMGVDVPIVGDFHYNGHLLLEREPACAEALAKYRINPGNVGFGKKHESQFASIIEKALRYAKPVRIGANWGSLDQGMVTALMDENARRADPWDASHVAREALIRSALDSAALAEKIGLPRERIILSCKVSGVQELIAVYRDLAARCDYALHLGLTEAGMGSKGITASSAALAVLLQEGIGDTIRISLTPEPGASRTGEVIVAQELLQTMGLRSFTPLVTACPGCGRTTSEFFQELAKTVQEHVREQMPTWRIKYDGVENLTLAVMGCIVNGPGESKHANIGISLPGNGEAPAAPVFIDGEKAMTLRGDNIANEFVGILDDYVARKYAARTG, from the coding sequence ATGAGTGAGATTGCTGCACAGAAACCGCGTCCGGCTGCGCCGGCGTCACGCCGGCCCAGCGTGGCCGTGCAGATCGGCAAGGTAAAGGTCGGCGGCGGCGCGCCGGTGGTGGTGCAGTCGATGACCAACACCGATACCGAGGACCCGGCCAGCACCGCGAAACAGATCGCCGAGCTGGCCCGTGCCGGCTCCGAGCTGGTGCGCATCACGGTCAACACGCCGGCCGCCGCCGCCGCGGTGCCGCGCATCGCCGAGCGGCTGGCGATGATGGGCGTGGACGTGCCGATCGTCGGCGACTTCCACTACAACGGCCACCTGCTGCTGGAACGCGAGCCGGCCTGCGCCGAAGCGCTGGCGAAGTACCGCATCAACCCCGGCAACGTCGGCTTCGGCAAGAAGCACGAAAGCCAGTTCGCGTCGATCATCGAGAAGGCGCTGCGCTACGCCAAGCCGGTGCGCATCGGCGCGAACTGGGGCTCGCTGGACCAGGGCATGGTCACCGCGCTGATGGACGAGAACGCCCGCCGCGCCGACCCGTGGGACGCCTCGCACGTGGCGCGCGAGGCGCTGATCCGCTCGGCGCTGGACTCGGCCGCGCTGGCCGAGAAGATCGGCCTGCCGCGCGAGCGCATCATCCTGTCGTGCAAGGTCTCCGGCGTACAGGAACTGATCGCGGTGTACCGCGACCTCGCCGCGCGCTGCGACTACGCGCTGCACCTGGGCCTGACCGAAGCCGGCATGGGCTCCAAGGGCATCACCGCGTCCAGCGCCGCCCTGGCGGTGCTGCTGCAGGAAGGCATCGGCGACACCATCCGCATTTCGCTCACCCCCGAGCCGGGCGCCTCGCGCACCGGCGAGGTGATCGTGGCGCAGGAACTGCTGCAGACCATGGGCCTGCGCTCGTTCACGCCGCTGGTCACCGCCTGCCCGGGTTGCGGTCGCACCACCAGCGAGTTCTTCCAGGAACTGGCCAAGACCGTGCAGGAACACGTGCGCGAACAGATGCCGACCTGGCGCATCAAGTACGACGGCGTGGAGAACCTCACCCTGGCGGTGATGGGCTGCATCGTCAACGGGCCGGGCGAGTCCAAGCACGCCAACATCGGCATCTCGCTGCCGGGCAACGGCGAGGCGCCGGCAGCGCCGGTGTTCATCGACGGCGAGAAGGCGATGACCCTGCGCGGCGACAACATCGCCAACGAATTCGTGGGCATCCTCGACGACTACGTGGCCCGAAAGTATGCGGCGCGAACGGGCTGA
- a CDS encoding HD domain-containing phosphohydrolase produces MRISPQSRTVLLYVLLSALWIWLSDRALDALVHGQAELTFLQSVKGWLFVASTGALLYWMIGRDLRRLQAANRRLLDGHAQALRVLVSAMDIRHRETGDHSDRVMRMATGLARLAGVHGEALRNLTFGALLHDIGKLALPDAVLIKPGKLDDEEMAEMRRHPQLGYELLQRVDFLRDAGEIPHSHHERWDGGGYPQGLRGEQIPLAARIFSVVDVWDALITARVYKPAWPEPEVLDYLREAAGSQLDPHLVALFLENYDELKALGR; encoded by the coding sequence GTGAGAATCAGCCCTCAGTCCCGCACCGTCCTGCTCTACGTGCTGTTGTCCGCGTTGTGGATCTGGTTGTCCGATCGTGCGCTGGACGCCCTGGTGCACGGCCAGGCCGAGCTGACCTTCCTGCAGAGCGTCAAGGGCTGGCTGTTCGTGGCCAGCACGGGTGCGTTGCTGTACTGGATGATCGGCCGTGATCTGCGCCGCCTGCAGGCTGCCAACCGGAGACTGCTGGACGGGCATGCCCAGGCCTTGCGCGTGCTGGTCTCAGCGATGGACATACGCCACCGCGAGACCGGCGACCATTCCGACCGGGTGATGCGCATGGCCACTGGCCTGGCCCGTCTGGCCGGCGTGCACGGCGAAGCGTTGCGCAACCTGACCTTCGGCGCCTTGCTGCACGACATCGGCAAGCTGGCCTTGCCCGATGCGGTGCTGATCAAGCCGGGCAAGCTGGACGACGAGGAAATGGCGGAGATGCGCCGCCATCCGCAACTCGGCTACGAGCTGCTGCAGCGGGTGGACTTCCTGCGCGATGCCGGCGAGATTCCGCACAGCCATCACGAGCGTTGGGATGGCGGCGGTTATCCGCAAGGCTTGCGTGGCGAGCAGATCCCGCTGGCCGCGCGCATCTTCAGCGTGGTCGACGTGTGGGACGCGCTGATCACGGCGCGCGTGTACAAGCCGGCGTGGCCGGAGCCCGAGGTGCTGGATTATCTGCGCGAGGCCGCCGGCAGCCAGCTCGATCCCCACTTGGTGGCGCTGTTCCTGGAAAATTACGACGAACTCAAGGCGCTCGGTCGCTGA
- the aat gene encoding leucyl/phenylalanyl-tRNA--protein transferase — protein sequence MNRLPLLDAELWDRFPDPRQALAEPNGLLAFGGDLSPRRLLAAYSLGIFPWFGEHEPILWWSPDPRCVFHAETPRINRSLRRRLKGKSWRLTVDHAFDQVIRACAAPRANDTGTWLVPAMIDAYVQLHRLGHAHSVEVWDGERLVGGIYGVAIGRLFCGESMFSAESGGSKLALAALARLLCDMDFPLIDTQVSNPHTLGLGAVEMPRAEFLRQVARLGQLPGLVGSWAAFTPRLIQPCAGTGFSDRAP from the coding sequence ATGAACAGGCTACCGCTGCTGGATGCCGAACTCTGGGACCGCTTCCCCGACCCGCGCCAGGCGCTGGCCGAACCGAATGGCCTGCTCGCGTTCGGCGGCGACCTGTCGCCCCGGCGGCTGCTGGCCGCGTACAGCCTCGGCATCTTCCCGTGGTTCGGCGAGCACGAGCCGATCCTGTGGTGGTCGCCCGACCCGCGTTGCGTGTTCCATGCCGAAACCCCGCGGATCAACCGCAGCCTGCGCCGCCGGCTGAAGGGCAAGTCGTGGCGGCTGACCGTCGACCACGCATTCGACCAGGTCATCCGCGCCTGCGCCGCGCCGCGCGCCAACGACACCGGTACCTGGCTGGTGCCGGCGATGATCGACGCCTACGTGCAATTGCACCGGCTCGGCCATGCGCACAGCGTGGAGGTGTGGGACGGCGAGCGCCTGGTCGGCGGCATCTACGGCGTGGCGATCGGCCGGCTGTTCTGCGGCGAGTCGATGTTCAGCGCGGAAAGCGGCGGCTCGAAGCTCGCCCTGGCCGCGCTGGCGCGCCTGCTGTGCGACATGGATTTCCCGCTGATCGACACCCAGGTCAGCAACCCGCATACGCTCGGCCTGGGCGCTGTCGAGATGCCCCGTGCGGAATTCCTGCGCCAGGTGGCCCGGCTCGGCCAGTTGCCCGGGCTGGTCGGCAGCTGGGCCGCCTTCACGCCGCGGCTGATCCAGCCCTGCGCGGGAACCGGTTTCAGCGACCGAGCGCCTTGA
- a CDS encoding GNAT family N-acetyltransferase: MHEIRFHAAIAELPAAEWDALRADANPFVSHAFLDALERSGCIRPDWGWQAHHLALYEDGRLRAAAPLYLKGNSHGEFVFDWSWASAWQRAGGEYYPKLLNGVPYSPVPGPRLLAGKHARTPSLQRELVEAMRREAERLGLSSVHANFLQPAELAAFDDDVPDQGWLARSDVQFHWHNRGYRHFPDFLAALNHKKRKNILRERRQVAASRLAIEWRSGDTLSPDEWRRVHALYEATFDMKGNHAALTAAFFRQLGTLGSTAQLALARDGDAIVAMALFVQGGNVLYGRYWGASVDVPGLHFELCYYRGIEHAIAHRLERFEPGAQGEHKLARGFLPVRTHSRHYLANPGFRAAVAMALASEAEAVDAYAAELQSHSPYADHGKVER, from the coding sequence ATGCACGAGATCCGCTTCCATGCCGCGATCGCCGAACTGCCAGCCGCGGAGTGGGATGCCCTGCGTGCCGACGCGAACCCGTTCGTGTCGCACGCGTTCCTGGACGCGCTGGAGCGCAGCGGCTGCATCCGCCCCGACTGGGGCTGGCAGGCGCATCACCTGGCCCTGTACGAAGACGGCCGCCTGCGTGCCGCCGCACCGCTGTACCTGAAAGGCAATTCGCACGGCGAGTTCGTGTTCGACTGGAGCTGGGCCAGCGCCTGGCAACGCGCCGGCGGCGAGTACTACCCGAAGCTGCTCAACGGCGTGCCCTACTCGCCCGTGCCCGGCCCGCGCCTGCTGGCCGGCAAGCATGCGCGTACGCCATCGCTGCAGCGCGAACTGGTCGAGGCGATGCGCCGCGAAGCCGAACGGCTGGGCCTGTCGTCGGTGCACGCGAATTTCCTGCAGCCGGCCGAACTCGCCGCGTTCGACGACGACGTTCCCGATCAAGGCTGGCTGGCGCGCTCGGACGTGCAGTTTCACTGGCACAACCGCGGCTACCGCCACTTCCCGGATTTCCTCGCCGCGCTCAACCACAAGAAGCGCAAGAACATCCTGCGCGAACGCCGCCAGGTGGCGGCGAGCAGGCTGGCCATCGAGTGGCGCAGCGGCGACACGCTCAGCCCCGACGAATGGCGGCGCGTGCATGCGCTGTACGAAGCCACCTTCGACATGAAAGGCAACCACGCCGCGCTGACCGCCGCGTTCTTCCGCCAGCTCGGCACGCTGGGATCGACCGCGCAGCTCGCGCTGGCCCGCGACGGCGACGCCATCGTGGCGATGGCGCTGTTCGTGCAGGGCGGCAACGTGCTGTACGGCCGCTACTGGGGCGCGTCGGTGGACGTGCCCGGTCTGCATTTCGAGCTGTGCTATTACCGCGGCATCGAGCACGCGATTGCACACCGGCTCGAACGCTTCGAGCCGGGCGCGCAGGGCGAACACAAGCTGGCGCGCGGGTTCCTGCCGGTGCGCACGCACTCGCGCCACTACCTGGCGAACCCCGGTTTCCGTGCCGCGGTGGCGATGGCGCTTGCCAGCGAGGCCGAAGCGGTCGACGCTTATGCCGCCGAGCTGCAAAGCCATAGCCCCTATGCCGATCACGGCAAGGTCGAACGATGA
- the trxB gene encoding thioredoxin-disulfide reductase: MSVAPKHSRLLILGSGPAGYTAAVYAARANLKPTMITGLQQGGQLMTTTDVDNWPGDVEGLQGPALMRRMAEHAERFHTEMIFDHIHTADLKQRPFRLKGDSGEYTADALIITTGATAKYLGIESEEKYKGKGVSACATCDGFFFRDQDVVVIGGGNTAVEEALYLANIGRKVYLVHRRDKLRAEKIMQDKLFEKAAAGKIELVWNHTIDEVLGDDSGVTGVRVKDVNSGATRDIAATGFFVAIGHTPNTGIFEGQLDMHDGYIRIRSGQHGMATMTSVPGVFAAGDVADHIYRQAVTSAGFGCMAALDAERWLDQQTPAG; encoded by the coding sequence ATGAGCGTTGCCCCCAAACACAGCCGCCTGCTGATCCTCGGCTCCGGCCCCGCCGGCTACACCGCTGCGGTGTATGCGGCTCGCGCCAACCTCAAGCCGACCATGATCACCGGCCTGCAACAGGGCGGCCAGCTGATGACCACCACCGACGTGGACAACTGGCCGGGCGACGTCGAGGGCCTGCAGGGCCCGGCGCTGATGCGGCGCATGGCCGAGCACGCCGAGCGCTTCCACACCGAGATGATCTTCGACCACATCCACACGGCCGACCTGAAACAGCGTCCGTTCCGGCTCAAGGGAGATTCCGGCGAATACACCGCCGACGCACTGATCATCACCACCGGCGCCACCGCCAAGTACCTCGGCATCGAAAGCGAGGAAAAGTACAAGGGCAAGGGCGTGTCCGCCTGCGCCACCTGCGACGGCTTCTTTTTCCGCGACCAGGACGTGGTGGTGATCGGCGGCGGCAACACCGCGGTCGAGGAGGCGCTGTACCTGGCCAACATCGGCCGCAAGGTCTACCTGGTGCACCGCCGCGACAAGCTGCGCGCCGAGAAGATCATGCAGGACAAGCTGTTCGAGAAGGCCGCCGCGGGCAAGATCGAGCTGGTCTGGAACCACACCATCGACGAAGTGCTGGGCGACGATTCCGGCGTCACCGGCGTGCGCGTGAAGGACGTCAACTCCGGTGCCACCCGCGACATCGCGGCGACCGGCTTCTTCGTGGCGATCGGCCACACGCCGAACACCGGCATCTTCGAAGGCCAGCTCGACATGCACGACGGCTACATCAGGATCCGCAGCGGCCAGCACGGCATGGCCACGATGACTTCGGTGCCCGGCGTGTTCGCCGCCGGCGACGTGGCCGACCACATCTACCGCCAGGCGGTCACCTCGGCCGGCTTCGGCTGCATGGCCGCGCTGGACGCCGAGCGCTGGCTGGACCAGCAGACCCCGGCGGGCTGA